The Desulfotomaculum sp. genome segment GTGATTTATGTAAGCTATGCGGTCACAAATCCTGACGACCTGACCCTCCAGGGTAACAGGCGCTATGCTTCCCGTATGATTTAAAATCCCGTCCCTGACCTCCCAGGTAAGGTTAAGGCCAGTTCCGCCTTCCAGACTGTCAACCACCCTCAGACTTTGTTCATTATGTTTAAAACCTTCCCGGAAAACTCCGTTAAGCGCCTCCTCGCCAATATGGCCAAAAGGCGTATGTCCCAGATCATGCCCGAGAGAAATTGCTTCGGTCAGGTCCTCATTGAGCAGTAATGCTTTGGCTACCGTACGCGCAATCTGCGATACTTCCAAAGTATGAGTCAGCCTTGTACGGTAATGATCTCCTTCAGGAATAATAAAGACTTGTGTTTTCCCCTTCAATCTTCGAAAACTTTTTGAATGGATAATACGATCACGATCCCGCTGAAAATCGGTCCGTACACTGCAGGGCCGCTCATTATAAAGCCTCCCTTTGCTTAAACGGCTTCGTGAAGCATAAGGCGAAAGATACTTTTCTTCCAGATCCTCCGTACGCAGCCTTATTTCCAAAGTTCTACCCTCTCTAACGGTTAAAAACACCCCCGGAATATAAAAAACCGGAGGCTATACTTTTCTTATAGTAATAATACGTTGTTAGTTATCTATCTTCCTCCCTGTTATAAAAA includes the following:
- a CDS encoding deoxyguanosinetriphosphate triphosphohydrolase — protein: MEIRLRTEDLEEKYLSPYASRSRLSKGRLYNERPCSVRTDFQRDRDRIIHSKSFRRLKGKTQVFIIPEGDHYRTRLTHTLEVSQIARTVAKALLLNEDLTEAISLGHDLGHTPFGHIGEEALNGVFREGFKHNEQSLRVVDSLEGGTGLNLTWEVRDGILNHTGSIAPVTLEGQVVRICDRIAYINHDIDDAIRGGILSVSDLPVNCLRRLGYTHRERINCLVADLIGSSWEKPAIALSSEIQQSMDELRAFLFDRVYIGSEAKKEEKKAIHVVQYIFKYLTDNPHYLPDEHRQKAQELGADRVVCDYIAGMTDRYAVLQFTRLFIPSPFPV